The Phaenicophaeus curvirostris isolate KB17595 unplaced genomic scaffold, BPBGC_Pcur_1.0 scaffold_674, whole genome shotgun sequence genome contains a region encoding:
- the DEDD2 gene encoding DNA-binding death effector domain-containing protein 2 yields MSRVPWEEEECLDYYGMVSLHRLFEVVGAQLTPSDVSVLSFLLDESPPAPHPLDPALWGGEGAASPQLLERWNRRCRRLRRHHHHHHHHHQRGEDEERLRPPPAPPRDGVELLLELERRGLCDEGNVRHLLQLLRVLTRHDLLHCVSFKRPRTVSPERFTCGPAVVGSCLSAGAPQPRQENWETGSSSGKRKRSSRSRRSSRSRSSRGQPPLSPRQPPPEPPAKVTCDIRLRVRAEYCDHDSALRRSVASSRPRGPGRQLDVFGQASGILKSRDLGSILCDIKFSELSYLDAFWGDYLNGALLEALKGVFLTEGLRRAVGREAVRLLVSVDQDDYEEGRKLLLRAAQKNQTSP; encoded by the exons ATGTCCCGAGTCCCttgggaggaagaggaatgCCTGGATTATTATGGGATGGTGTCGCTCCACCGCCTGTTCGAGGTGGTGGGGGCCCAGCTGACTCCCAGCGACGTCTCCGTCCTCTCCTTCCTGCTGGACGAgtcccccccggccccgcaccCGCTGGACCCCGCGCTGTGGGGCGGCGAGGGGGCCGCTTCCCCGCAGCTCCTGGAGCGCTGGAaccgccgctgccgccgccttCGCCgccaccaccatcaccaccaccaccaccaccagcggGGCGAGGATGAGGAGCGGCTGCGGCCGCCGCCGGCTCCGCCGCGGGACGGcgtggagctgctgctggagctggagcgACGCGGGCTCTGCGACGAGGGCAACGTGAGgcacctgctgcagctcctccgCGTCCTCACGCGCCACGACCTGCTCCACTGCGTCTCCTTCAAGCGGCCTCGCACCG TCTCACCCGAGCGCTTCACCTGCGGGCCGGCCGTCGTGGGGAGCTGCCTGAGCGCCGGCGCCCCACAACCCCGCCAGGAGAACTGGGAAACTG GCTCCAGCTCTGGGAAGCGGAAGCGCAGCAGCCGCAGCCGCCGCAGCAGCCGGAGCCGCAGCAGCCGGGGGCAACCGCCCCTCTCCCCCCGCCAGCCCCCCCCGGAGCCCCCGGCCAAGGTCACCTGCG ACATCCGCCTGCGCGTCCGCGCCGAGTACTGCGACCACGACTCCGCTTTGCGCCGCAGCGTCGCCTCCAGCCGCCCTCGTGGCCCCGGCCGCCAACTCGACGTCTTCGGCCAAGCCAGCGGGATCCTCAAATCCCGGGATTTGGGTTCCATCCTCTGCGACATCAAATTCTCGGAGCTTTCCTACCTGGACGCTTTCTGGGGGGATTACCTCAACGGGGCCCTCCTCGAGGCCCTCAAAGGCGTTTTCCTCACCGAGGGGCTGCGCCGCGCCGTGGGCCGCGAAGCCGTGCGCCTGCTCGTTAGCGTCGACCAGGACGACTACGAGGAGGGGCGGAAGCTCCTGCTCCGCGCAGCCCAGAAAAACCAGACCTCGCCGTAG